TAACAAATGTATGAAATTATCGATTGGTAAAAAATGATCAAATCAATGAACGTTTACTCAATATTTTCGTTATCATATTGCACAATCGAAACTATTCATTTATCATTGTCGCGCTTTTGGGTAATCACAAAAATGGCAACACCTGTCTATATACCGACTTTCTACCACACAACGCCATTTCGGTTCAGGTCCGAAAGGACCCGATCACTTTGCTTGCCTACGCGGTGAGCATCCGCCCCTGCGGTTCAGCCCATTCTAATTTCAATTTTCAACAAACTTTTTGATCTCAAATCCTGCCGGTTTACTGCCGGTCATGGGTTCATTCATTCGATCAATTCACGATGACTTCTGAAGTAAACAACGATACTTACCTTGTTCAGGTCGCGGATGAAAACCATCTTCAACTCGCCGAAACGATCTGCAAGGAAATGGAGCAAAGCGCCAAGGCTCGGGGTACGGGGATTGCCAAGCGCTCACCCCTCTACCTGATGGAAAAGATGCTGGAAGGAAAAGCCATTGTCGCCACCACGAAAGAGGGCGAGTGGGTTGGATTTTGTTACATCGAAACCTGGGAGCACGGAAAGTTTGTGGCAAATTCGGGGCTGATTGTGCACCCAGAACACCGGAAAAGCGGTATTGCAACCCGCATTAAAAACGAAGCCTTCAAGCTCTCACGCAGAAAATACCCCGACGCCAAGATCATCGGTCTGACGACGAGCCTGGCCGTCATGAAAATAAACTCTGATTTGGGCTACGAACCCGTAACCCTCAACGAACTGCCCGCTGACGATGCGTTCTGGAAAGGCTGTTCGAGCTGTGTCAATTACGACATTCTGACCCGGACCAACCGGAAGCACTGTCTGTGCACGGGAATGCTGTACGATCCGGAGCAGCACAAAAAGACAGAGGTAAAAGAAAACTGGAATTTTCTGAAAGAATCGAAACTCTATGAGCGCTGGATGCGCATCAAACAGCGTATTCTGATGCGTTTTCAGGATCGTCCCCGGACGAGGAAGCCCGAGCGTGAGCTGGAAACCGTCGGGTGACAAAGTCATTTCCTGTATTCACGTGATTTTAAGTCCCTTTCGGCGGTTGGCTGGAAGGGATTTTTTAGTTTTGTGCCTTACTTATCGAAATCATGGAGCAAAGGGGCACGGGGAATAGGGGCAAAGAAACCCAAGCTCCGCGCCGACGGCCCTCCGCAACTTTTTTCCATCCGTTCCATAGTTCACCGTGATGTCGCAACAAAAAAAAGTAGTTCTTGCGTTTAGTGGAGGTCTCGACACCTCGTTTTGTGTGAAATACCTGTCGGAAGATCTGGGGTATGAAATTCATTCCGTGCTGGTCGATACAGGCGGTTTTTCGGAGGCTGACCTGAAAGCCATCGAAGAGCGGGCGTATTCGCTGGGTGTTAAAAACCACGCCACCATCGCCAAAACCAACGATTACTACCAGCAATGTCTGAAATACCTGGTCTATGGCAACGTTCTGAAAAACAACACCTATCCGCTGAGTGTTAGCGCCGAGCGGATTTTCCAGGCCATCGCCGTGGCCGAATACGCCCGGAGCATCGGCGCCAATGCCATTGCCCACGGTAGCACTGGCGCGGGCAACGACCAGGTCCGGTTTGACATGGCTTTCCGAATCATTGCGCCCGACGCCGAGATTATCACGCCCATCCGCGACTTGCGGCTCTCGCGTGAAGCCGAAATTGATTACCTGAAATCAAAAGGCGTGGAGCAGGAGTGGCACAAAGCCGCTTATTCCATCAACAAAGGCTTGTGGGGCACCTCGGTTGGTGGCCGCGAAACGCTGACATCCGGCGGTTTCCTGCCCGAATCGGCCTGGCCGACCCAGGTGACCAAAACCGAACCGGAACAGATTACGCTGCACTTTGATAAAGGCGAGTTGCAGGGCATCGGCGACCAACCCGTCGGTGACCCGATTCAGGCAATTCAGCAACTGACCGAGCTAGCCGGACCGTTCGGCATCGGGCGCGATATTCACGTGGGCGACACCATCATCGGCATCAAAGGCCGGGTTGGCTTCGAAGCCCCTGCCCCGCTGATTATTCTGAAAGCTCACCACGCCATCGAAAAACACGTGCTGACCAAGTGGCAACAGTATTGGAAAGACCAGATGGCAAACTGGTACGGCACCATGCTCCACGAAGGCCAATTTCTGGACCCCGTCATGCGGAATATCGAAACGTTCCTGACCGACACGCAGACTCACGTTACGGGCAAAGTCCACGTTATGCTGGCTCCCTACCGCTTCCAGGTGCTGGGCATCGAATCGCCGTTTGACCTGATGTCGTCGACCTTCGGCAGCTACGGCGAAATGAACAACGCCTGGACCGGCGACGACGTGCGCGGTTTCTCGAAAGTCATGTCGAATCAGGTCATGATCTACGAGAAAGTTAAAGAAGCCAATAATCAATGATGAACGACGGGTTATGAATGATGAATTAGCGGGGAAAGATCCAATAGTTCATCATTCACAACCCATCGTTCATAATTCTTGAAGCCGTTGAACGTAATTATCGACGCCAGTCTTCCGGGTATTGGGTTTTACCACCGTCAGGCCAAAACGGGCGTGAGTCGCGTAGCCGAACAACTCATCAAAGGCTTGCTGGCATCAGACCGGGTACAGCTTTCGCTGGCGGCCCCCACCCACCGGGCCGAAACATTACGGTATGCCCGCGAAACCTTCGGAAAACAGGCTCCCCCGCTGGTCAATCCACCCGGGGAACAACGCTGGGCCAAACTGGAAAACGCGCTGCTCAATCCGTTTTCACCCCAGAGCCTTCCGTCGAAAGTCATCCGGCAACTTTTCTACCGCAGCCACAAAGCCCTGGCTACTGAGCAAGCCCGGTTTTCGGCCGATCGGCTGCCCCGGGGCGCTATTTATCATTCGCCCTTTTTTGCCATACCCGACGACATTGGCCGAATGCCGCACATCCGCAAGGTGCTGACGGTGCACGACCTGATCCCGATTCATCATCCGGAATGGTTTCCGGCGGGTGAACGTGCGGTCCGAAATGCCATCGAAAGGCTGCCCGCAGATGCTCAGGTTGTCACGGTTTCGCAGGCTACCAAAACAGACTTTTGCCAGTATACCGGCTTTGACCCCGCACGCGTAACCCCGATTCACCTGGCCGCATCGCCGGAGTTGTTTCATCCGGTAACCGATACCGCCCAAATCAAAGCTACTCAGCAGCGGTTCGGTCTGGGCCACGAACCGTACCTGCTCACGCTGGCCACGCTCGAACCCCGCAAAAACCTCGATCACCTCATTCGCTGCTTTGTTCAACTGGCCGAACGTGGTGAACTGCCGAATGAGATAAAACTGGTTTTGGTGGGTACGAAAGGCTGGAAAATGGATCAGGTCCTGGGTGAACTGGTGAAAACTGAACGCGTTCGGTCCCGGCTGGTTTTCACCGGTTTTGTACCCGACGAAGACCTGGCAGCTATCTACTCCGGGGCGCTGGCGTTTGTGTATCCGTCGCTGTTTGAAGGCTTTGGCCTGCCCCCACTGGAAGCCATGCAGTGCGGTTTGCCGGTGATTACCTCGAATGTGTCCTCCCTGCCCGAAGTGGTCGGCGACGCGGCCATTCAGGTTTCCCCTACCGATGCTGACGCGCTGGCCCAGGCCATTCTGACGGTGGTTCGGTCGTCGGATTTACGGAAAGATTTAACCGCGAGAGCCCTGCAAAGGGCACAATTGTTCTCGTGGGAACGTTTTGTCAATGAGCACATCAGGCTCTATCAAACTCTATGAATACAATCAATATTGGCATCATCGGCGGAGCGGGCTATACCGGGGGCGAACTGCTCCGGATCCTCCTCAATCACCCCAACGCCCACATTGCTTTCGTTCACAGCAAAAGCCAGGCGGGCAAGCCCGTCTACAGCACCCACACGGATTTGCTGGGGGATACGGAGTTGAAATTTTCGGGAGACGATACCCGTGAACTGGTTAACCAGGAGGGCCTTTCCGTGATTTTTCTGTGCTCCGGCCACGGTGAATCGGCCAAATTTCTGGCCGAAAACCCCATTCCGGACACTTTAAAAGTGATCGATCTCAGCACCGATTTCCGCGATGAATCAAACGGCTTTGTGTACGGTTTGCCCGAATTACAACGCGAACGCATCCAGTCGGCCACCAAAATTGCCAATCCCGGCTGTTTTGCCACCAGCATTCAACTGGCGTTGCTGCCACTGGCGCAGGCCGGACTGCTCGGCGATGCGGTTCAGGTTAGCGCCATTACCGGCTCGACGGGCGCGGGCCAGGCGTTAAGCCCCACCACGCATTTCACCTGGCGGAACAACAACGTTTCGGTTTACAAAGCCTTTACCCACCAGCACCTGACGGAAATTCGCCAGAGCATAACGAAACTTCAATCAGGCTTCGAGCAGGCCATCCATTTCGTCCCGTACCGGGGCGACTTCACCCGGGGCATTATGGCGAATGTTCATACGCCCTATGCCGGGAGCCTGGAAGAAGCCCGTCAGCTCTACGCAGCTTATTACGCCGAACATCCGTTTACGCACCTGAGCGACGCGCCGGTGGATGTCAAGCAGGTTGTCAACACGAACAAATGCTTGCTGCACTTAGAAAAGCACGACGGCCAGTTGTTGATCACCAGCATTATTGATAACCTGACGAAGGGCGCTTCGGGTCATGCCGTTCAGAACATGAATCTGCTGTTTGGTTTGCCCGAAGATACCGGGCTTCGGTTAAAAGCCGTTGCGTTCTAACGGTACGGGTAGCCCGGCGGCATAGGTATGGCCGTTTCAAGATTTGTTTTATTTTTACAAAAAACATTCCGAACCCATGAACGACTTGTCGACAGCAAAACCGTATCCCTGGCTAAAGTATTACCCCGAAGGTGTACCGGCCGACATCGATCCCGATGCCTACACTTCGTTGGTCGAGTTGATCGACGAAGGCTGCCAGCAATTTGCCGATCGGCCCGCTTACGCGAACATGGGGAAACAACTGACCTTCCGGGAAATTTATACGCTTTCCGGTCACTTTGCGTCGTACCTGCAAAACGACCTGAAGCTCCAGAAAGGCGACCGCGTGGTGATTCAGATGCCGAATCTGCTGCAATATCCCGTGGCTCTTTTCGGTATTCTGCGGGCCGGGCTGGTGGTGGTCAACACCAATCCGCTGTATACTCCGCGGGAAATGCAGCACCAGTTTAAAGATTCCGGGGCCAAAGCCATCGTCATTCTCGCCAATTTTGCCGCCAATCTGGAGAAGATCATCGACCAGACTGACATCAAACACATCATTATCACCCAGATCGGCGACCTGCTTGGCTTTCCCAAAAAGCAGGTTGTCAATGCCGTGGTGAAATACGTTAAAAAGATGGTACCGGCGTATCACCTTTCCCAGACGGTTTCGCTCAGTGAAGCCATAAGCCGGGGAAGCCGTCATGCGCTGCAAAAAGTACCGCTTACCGGTTCGGATCTGGCGTTTGTGCAATACACGGGCGGAACAACCGGTGTTTCAAAAGGGGCCGCCCTGACGCACCGGAACATTGTTGCCAACACCCTTGCCGGAAGTTACTGGATGCAGATTGATCGCATTAATGCCCCCCAGTGCATTATGATCACTCCGCTGCCGTTGTACCACATTTACGCGCTGACGGTGAACGCATTCCTGGCGCTCAAAAACGGCTGTCTGAGTGTGCTTATCACGAATCCGCGCGACATGAACGCCTTCATCGACGACCTGAAGAAGTACAAGTTCCACATGTTCGTCGCCCTCAATACGCTCTACAACGGCTTGCTGAACAATCCCCGGATCAAAGAGGTCGATTTTAGCCATCTGCAGGTCGCATCGGCGGGCGGTATGGCTCTGCAAACCTCGGTTGCCGAACGCTGGAAACAACTGACCGGCATCACCATCGCCGAGGGGTACGGTCTTTCCGAAACATCGCCCATTTTATCGTCCAACTCCGTGGATGGCCGCGCCCGGCTAGGTACCATCGGTCTGCCGCTGCCGAGCACGGAAATGAAAATCATGCAGGAAGACGGCACGGAAGCGCCCATGGGGATGCCCGGCGAAATCTGGGCCAAGGGGCCGCAGGTGTTCTCCGGTTACTACAACCGCCCCGAAGAAACCGCCCAGGTGCTGGAAGACGGCTGGTTTAAAACGGGCGACATTGGCGTGATGGATGAAGATGGTTTTTTCCGGATTGTCGACCGCAAGAAAGACATGATTCTGGTATCGGGCTTCAACGTCTACCCCAACGAAATTGAGGATGTGATTGCCAAATGTCCGGGCGTTCTGGAAGTAGCCTGCATCGGGGTTCCCGACGAGAAGTCGACCGAAACCGTCAAGGTTTTTGTGGTCAAAAAAGACCCGAACCTGACCGCCGAGGATATCCTAAAATACAGCAAGGAGCAGTTGACCAACTACAAACGGCCACGCCATATCGAGTTCCGGGAAGAACTACCCAAAAGCAATGTGGGTAAAATTCTGCGACGACCGCTGCGCGATGAGGAACTGGCAAAACTTAAGAAGAAGTAGAGAAAGCGGTTGTAAAACCGCTTTTCTTTTATCCGTTCAGGCCATGGCGTAATAAGCCGTCAGGGGCAGAAACTCCTGCTGAAACGCCACCACGAGCTGCATAAACTGGGTGGTTTTCCGGCGCGACACTTCGATTTCGTGCCCGCTTGTCAGACAAAGCTGCATGCTCTTGCCTGGGCGAATTTCCTGAAGGTAAAGCAGGTTAATGATGCTTTTTTTGTGTGGCCGCACAAAAATTTCGGAGGAAAGACGGCCCTCCAGCTTCTTGAGCGTCAACGATACAATAAGTTCGGAGCCGTCGCTGAAATGGACGACAGTATAATTCCCTTTTCCTTCCAGCCACGTAATTCGGTAAGCAGGCACGCGTTTACGTTGCCCCCAGAAAGGCAGCACAATGTCGGGCAGGTTCAGGTGGCGGGTAACGGCTTGTAACTGATATTCGGAATAACTAGTCCGGGGAGTAGCATGGATCTGTAACTTCATATACGTAGCCGAGGATTGGTAAATCTTACAAAAGTGATTCATAATTATCCACAAAAGCAAGGCCTTTTCAAAGAACCGCAAAAAAAATTGACTTTTTTTGCTTTTTATCTTTACCACTCCTGGTTTGCGCTTATTTCAGGCTTGTTCAAACGGTTTGCAACTTTGAAAAGCGTCCGCGTGTTTGTTCGAAAATGACCCTATTCTTCAGATAAACTTTCATGGCAACCTTATTAGACTTTGTTGGAAATACCCCATTGGTTGAGTTAAAGCGTGTTAACCCTAATCCGGCGGTTACATTGTACGGAAAAATGGAGGGACATAACCCCGGTGGCAGCGTAAAAGACCGCCCTGCCTACAGCATGATTAAAGGGGCCATCGACCGGGGCGATTTGAAGCCGGGAACGAAACTCATTGAAGCCACCAGCGGAAATACCGGCATTGCGCTCGCCATGATTGCCCGGCTTTATAACGTTGAAATTGAATTAGTTTTACCTATGAATTCCACGCGGGAACGCATCCTGACCATGCAGGCTTTTGGTGCAAAAGTTACGCTGATGGAAACCATGGAAGGCGCCCGCGACCATGCCGAAGAACAAGCTCAAAAAGGCGGCTATTACCTGCTCAATCAATTTGCCAACCCTGATAACTACCTGGCCCACTACCGCACAACCGGCCCCGAAATCTGGCAGGATACTCAGGGTAAAATTACTCATTTTGTTTCCTCTATGGGCACCACCGGAACCATCATGGGAACGTCCCGCTTTTTGAAGGAACAGAATCCGGCAATTCAGATCCTTGGCTGCCAGCCCACGGATGGTTCGCAGATACCGGGCATCCGGAAATGGCCCGAAGAATACCTGCCCAAAATCTTTGATCCCAAGCGCGTCGACCGGGTTATTGACGTATCGCAGGAAGAAGCTACCCTGATGACCCGCCGACTCGCCCGCGAGGAAGGCATTTTTGCCGGTATGAGCAGCGGAGGAGCCGTTCATGCGGCCCTCAAACTGGTCGAAGAATTGAACGAGGGCGTGGTCGTCTGCATCATCTGCGACCGGGGCGACCGGTATTTGTCGTCTGATCTGTTCGGCGAATAATCGGACGATAGCCGGAAGCAGCAGGGTTGTCGGGAGCTTGGAGAAATAGTTGGCCCGGCGAGCATTTATCCAGCGGGCGGCTTGCACGGCAACCCTGCCGTTCTGTACATTTGTGTTATGTACAAGCGCGTCATCCTGCCTCTTCTTTTTCGCTTTGATGCTGAACAGATTCACCATTTCGCTACCTCTTTCCTGAAAATTTCGCTGGCTATTCCGGGTTTTCGCTGGTTGGCCCGGCGGTTTTTCACCGTCGATGATCCACGGCTGAAGCGGGAAGTTTTCGGCATTTCATTTCCCAATCCCGTTGGTCTGGCTGCGGGCTTCGATAAAAACGCGGAGTGGGTCGATGAACTGGCCTGCCTGGGTTTTGGCTTCCTGGAGATCGGTACCGTTACCCCCCGCCCCCAACCCGGCAACGAACGTCCCCGGCTGTTCCGTCTGAAAGCCGACAAAGGGCTTATCAACCGCATGGGCTTCAACAACGAAGGCGCAAAAGCGGCCGCCGTTCGGCTCCGGAAACGAACTTCCGGCCCCCGGCTGATCATTGGCGGCAACATCGGAAAAAATAAAAATACGCCGAACGAACAGGCGCTGGACGATTACCTGGCCTGTTTTCACGACCTCTACGATACCGTCGATTACTTCGTTGTCAACGTCAGCTCCCCCAACACACCGGGGCTGCGGGCCTTGCAGGAAAAAGAGCCTTTGATGGCGCTGCTGCAGCGGTTGCAGGACGAAAACCGTCGTAAACCCGTTGCCAAACCGATTCTGCTGAAAATTGCCCCCGACCTGACCGACAGCCAGTTGGACGACATCATCGAGATTGTCCGCACCACCCGGATTGCCGGTATCATTGCGACCAACACCACCATCAGCCGCGACGGATTGCAGACCGACGCCCAGACCGTCGAAAAAATGGGCGCGGGGGGCGTCAGCGGAGCGCCCCTGAAACACCGTTCGACGGAAGTCATTCGTTATCTTTGTCAACAGTCGGGTCACGCATTCCCAGTGATCGGTGTGGGAGGCATCGCCACCGCCGAAGATGCGCTCGAAAAACTGCGGGCCGGGGCCAGTTTGGTGCAGGTCTACACAGGGTTTATTTACGAAGGCCCTGCGTTAGCTAAGCGGATTTGCAAAGTATTGGCAGAAGAGGTAGATTAATGCAGTTTATACGACGATGACACAACCCATCAACCGACAAAATACCCCTCGGACCGAGCGGACGAAAGCACGCCCGGCGTCGGTTCCGATGAAATGGCCTACTTTTCAGGCCGACCAGCGGTCAAGGCTGGCTTTCGGCGGGTTGCTGATGCTGCTGGCCGTTGGGCTGACCGTGGCCTTTTGCTCCTACCTGCTGACCGGGCAGGAAGACCAGAGCGTCCTGAGCACCGTCACCGATTCGTCTCTGCGCGAGTCGGGTGGCGAGATGCGTAATTTTCTGGGCGTCCTGGGAGCCTTCATTGCCCACGTATTCATTTTCCGGTGGTTTGGCGTCGCGGCCCTGGGGCTGCCCCTCATCCTGTTTCTGGCGGGTGGCAAACTGGCCTTTCACCGCGAATGGCTTCCCATCAGCCGGACGACCAAAGCGACCTTATTCTACATGGCCTGGTTTAGTTCGCTGGCGGGGTATATTGTCCTGGCCACCGATTCCATTGGCGACGGTAGCGTCTGGTGTGGTGGTATCGGCTACGAAATAAACGTCTGGCTGTTCAGCCTCATTGGCTGGGGCGGTATTGCCATCATCGGGTTTGCGCTGTTTCTGTTCCTGGTTTTTTTCTACGGGATAACCAAATTCCCTTCGGTTTCCCTGCCGAAACAACCAGTTTCAAAGCCCCGGCCTGCGTATGACAATGCGGAGGCCGAGGAGGAAGCGGAAGAAGTTGACGAAGATGATGTGGAAGACTTTATCGACGTTAAAGCCAAAATGAACGCTGTTCCCCGGCCCCAGCAACCGCCCGTCGTTGCGACGCCTGAACCCGTCGTTGAACCCGAGCCGGAGCCGCAATCTGAACCGGAACCCGAACCGAAGTTTGAAAAAGTAAATGGTAGCAGCAGCCCAAGTCCGGCCGCTAAAAAACCGCTGACCTTTACGATTTCCGACACCACGCCGATTGAACCGTCGGCGGAAGCGTCACAACCCGTTGCAGAGCCCTACGCCGGCCCGACCGATGAGGTGGACGAGGATGCGTTAAAACTGCACGGTTTGTACGACCCAACGCTCGATCTGCCCCGGTATTTGTTCCCGACCATCGACCTGCTGACCGAATACCCCGAGAACCAGAAAGCGCAGGTTTCGGCGGAGGAACTGGAAGCCAACAAAGACCGGATTGTTGATACGCTTCAGAATTACGGCATTACCATCGACAGCATCAAGGCAACGATTGGCCCCACCGTCACGCTTTACGAAATTATTCCGGCGGCCGGGGTCCGGATTTCCAAGATCAAGAGCCTGGAAGACGACATTGCGCTGAGTTTGGCGGCCCTCGGTATCCGGATCATCGCTCCGATGCCGGGAAAAGGCACCATTGGTATTGAGGTGCCAAACAAAAACCGGGAGATGGTTGCGATGCGGTCGGTGATCAGCACGGAGAAGTTTTCCAAGAGCAATTTTGAGCTACCGATCGTGATGGGCAAAACCATCTCCAACGAGATTTTCGTGGCCGACCTCGCCAAAATGCCCCACCTGCTCATGGCCGGGGCAACGGGACAAGGAAAGTCCGTGGGCCTGAACGTGCTGCTGACCTCGCTGATTTACAAAAAGCACCCCTCGCAGCTCAAGCTTGTACTGGTTGATCCTAAAAAAGTGGAATTGACGCTGTTCAACAAGCTGGAACGGCATTTTCTGGCGCAGCTTCCCGATAGTGACGAGCCGATTATCACCGATACCAAGAAGGTAGTCAACACGCTCAACTCCTTGTGTATCGAGATGGACAACCGGTATAACCTGCTCAAAGACGCGCAGTGCCGGAACCTGAAGGAATACAACGCCAAGTTTATCCAGCGCCGGCTGAACCCCGAACGCGGACACAAGTTTTTACCTTACATCGTGCTGGTGATCGACGAGCTGGCCGACCTGATGATGACGGCGGGCAAGGAAGTTGAGCAGCCGAT
This Larkinella insperata DNA region includes the following protein-coding sequences:
- a CDS encoding AMP-binding protein codes for the protein MNDLSTAKPYPWLKYYPEGVPADIDPDAYTSLVELIDEGCQQFADRPAYANMGKQLTFREIYTLSGHFASYLQNDLKLQKGDRVVIQMPNLLQYPVALFGILRAGLVVVNTNPLYTPREMQHQFKDSGAKAIVILANFAANLEKIIDQTDIKHIIITQIGDLLGFPKKQVVNAVVKYVKKMVPAYHLSQTVSLSEAISRGSRHALQKVPLTGSDLAFVQYTGGTTGVSKGAALTHRNIVANTLAGSYWMQIDRINAPQCIMITPLPLYHIYALTVNAFLALKNGCLSVLITNPRDMNAFIDDLKKYKFHMFVALNTLYNGLLNNPRIKEVDFSHLQVASAGGMALQTSVAERWKQLTGITIAEGYGLSETSPILSSNSVDGRARLGTIGLPLPSTEMKIMQEDGTEAPMGMPGEIWAKGPQVFSGYYNRPEETAQVLEDGWFKTGDIGVMDEDGFFRIVDRKKDMILVSGFNVYPNEIEDVIAKCPGVLEVACIGVPDEKSTETVKVFVVKKDPNLTAEDILKYSKEQLTNYKRPRHIEFREELPKSNVGKILRRPLRDEELAKLKKK
- a CDS encoding glycosyltransferase family 4 protein: MKPLNVIIDASLPGIGFYHRQAKTGVSRVAEQLIKGLLASDRVQLSLAAPTHRAETLRYARETFGKQAPPLVNPPGEQRWAKLENALLNPFSPQSLPSKVIRQLFYRSHKALATEQARFSADRLPRGAIYHSPFFAIPDDIGRMPHIRKVLTVHDLIPIHHPEWFPAGERAVRNAIERLPADAQVVTVSQATKTDFCQYTGFDPARVTPIHLAASPELFHPVTDTAQIKATQQRFGLGHEPYLLTLATLEPRKNLDHLIRCFVQLAERGELPNEIKLVLVGTKGWKMDQVLGELVKTERVRSRLVFTGFVPDEDLAAIYSGALAFVYPSLFEGFGLPPLEAMQCGLPVITSNVSSLPEVVGDAAIQVSPTDADALAQAILTVVRSSDLRKDLTARALQRAQLFSWERFVNEHIRLYQTL
- a CDS encoding quinone-dependent dihydroorotate dehydrogenase, with product MYKRVILPLLFRFDAEQIHHFATSFLKISLAIPGFRWLARRFFTVDDPRLKREVFGISFPNPVGLAAGFDKNAEWVDELACLGFGFLEIGTVTPRPQPGNERPRLFRLKADKGLINRMGFNNEGAKAAAVRLRKRTSGPRLIIGGNIGKNKNTPNEQALDDYLACFHDLYDTVDYFVVNVSSPNTPGLRALQEKEPLMALLQRLQDENRRKPVAKPILLKIAPDLTDSQLDDIIEIVRTTRIAGIIATNTTISRDGLQTDAQTVEKMGAGGVSGAPLKHRSTEVIRYLCQQSGHAFPVIGVGGIATAEDALEKLRAGASLVQVYTGFIYEGPALAKRICKVLAEEVD
- a CDS encoding argininosuccinate synthase, yielding MSQQKKVVLAFSGGLDTSFCVKYLSEDLGYEIHSVLVDTGGFSEADLKAIEERAYSLGVKNHATIAKTNDYYQQCLKYLVYGNVLKNNTYPLSVSAERIFQAIAVAEYARSIGANAIAHGSTGAGNDQVRFDMAFRIIAPDAEIITPIRDLRLSREAEIDYLKSKGVEQEWHKAAYSINKGLWGTSVGGRETLTSGGFLPESAWPTQVTKTEPEQITLHFDKGELQGIGDQPVGDPIQAIQQLTELAGPFGIGRDIHVGDTIIGIKGRVGFEAPAPLIILKAHHAIEKHVLTKWQQYWKDQMANWYGTMLHEGQFLDPVMRNIETFLTDTQTHVTGKVHVMLAPYRFQVLGIESPFDLMSSTFGSYGEMNNAWTGDDVRGFSKVMSNQVMIYEKVKEANNQ
- a CDS encoding FtsK/SpoIIIE family DNA translocase, giving the protein MTQPINRQNTPRTERTKARPASVPMKWPTFQADQRSRLAFGGLLMLLAVGLTVAFCSYLLTGQEDQSVLSTVTDSSLRESGGEMRNFLGVLGAFIAHVFIFRWFGVAALGLPLILFLAGGKLAFHREWLPISRTTKATLFYMAWFSSLAGYIVLATDSIGDGSVWCGGIGYEINVWLFSLIGWGGIAIIGFALFLFLVFFYGITKFPSVSLPKQPVSKPRPAYDNAEAEEEAEEVDEDDVEDFIDVKAKMNAVPRPQQPPVVATPEPVVEPEPEPQSEPEPEPKFEKVNGSSSPSPAAKKPLTFTISDTTPIEPSAEASQPVAEPYAGPTDEVDEDALKLHGLYDPTLDLPRYLFPTIDLLTEYPENQKAQVSAEELEANKDRIVDTLQNYGITIDSIKATIGPTVTLYEIIPAAGVRISKIKSLEDDIALSLAALGIRIIAPMPGKGTIGIEVPNKNREMVAMRSVISTEKFSKSNFELPIVMGKTISNEIFVADLAKMPHLLMAGATGQGKSVGLNVLLTSLIYKKHPSQLKLVLVDPKKVELTLFNKLERHFLAQLPDSDEPIITDTKKVVNTLNSLCIEMDNRYNLLKDAQCRNLKEYNAKFIQRRLNPERGHKFLPYIVLVIDELADLMMTAGKEVEQPIARLAQLARAIGIHLVVATQRPSVNVITGLIKANFPARLSFKVTSKIDSRTILDAGGAEQLVGMGDMLFSSNSDIVRLQCPFVDTNEIEEICEFVGNQRGYDSSYNLPEFAGDDSGNSEEREIDLENRDPMFDEAARLVVNHQQGSTSLIQRRLKLGYNRAGRLIDQLEAAGIVGAFEGSKAREVLIQDVNTLEEMLKNMN
- a CDS encoding GNAT family N-acetyltransferase — translated: MTSEVNNDTYLVQVADENHLQLAETICKEMEQSAKARGTGIAKRSPLYLMEKMLEGKAIVATTKEGEWVGFCYIETWEHGKFVANSGLIVHPEHRKSGIATRIKNEAFKLSRRKYPDAKIIGLTTSLAVMKINSDLGYEPVTLNELPADDAFWKGCSSCVNYDILTRTNRKHCLCTGMLYDPEQHKKTEVKENWNFLKESKLYERWMRIKQRILMRFQDRPRTRKPERELETVG
- a CDS encoding LytR/AlgR family response regulator transcription factor yields the protein MKLQIHATPRTSYSEYQLQAVTRHLNLPDIVLPFWGQRKRVPAYRITWLEGKGNYTVVHFSDGSELIVSLTLKKLEGRLSSEIFVRPHKKSIINLLYLQEIRPGKSMQLCLTSGHEIEVSRRKTTQFMQLVVAFQQEFLPLTAYYAMA
- the argC gene encoding N-acetyl-gamma-glutamyl-phosphate reductase, which encodes MNTINIGIIGGAGYTGGELLRILLNHPNAHIAFVHSKSQAGKPVYSTHTDLLGDTELKFSGDDTRELVNQEGLSVIFLCSGHGESAKFLAENPIPDTLKVIDLSTDFRDESNGFVYGLPELQRERIQSATKIANPGCFATSIQLALLPLAQAGLLGDAVQVSAITGSTGAGQALSPTTHFTWRNNNVSVYKAFTHQHLTEIRQSITKLQSGFEQAIHFVPYRGDFTRGIMANVHTPYAGSLEEARQLYAAYYAEHPFTHLSDAPVDVKQVVNTNKCLLHLEKHDGQLLITSIIDNLTKGASGHAVQNMNLLFGLPEDTGLRLKAVAF
- the cysM gene encoding cysteine synthase CysM, coding for MATLLDFVGNTPLVELKRVNPNPAVTLYGKMEGHNPGGSVKDRPAYSMIKGAIDRGDLKPGTKLIEATSGNTGIALAMIARLYNVEIELVLPMNSTRERILTMQAFGAKVTLMETMEGARDHAEEQAQKGGYYLLNQFANPDNYLAHYRTTGPEIWQDTQGKITHFVSSMGTTGTIMGTSRFLKEQNPAIQILGCQPTDGSQIPGIRKWPEEYLPKIFDPKRVDRVIDVSQEEATLMTRRLAREEGIFAGMSSGGAVHAALKLVEELNEGVVVCIICDRGDRYLSSDLFGE